A stretch of DNA from Maridesulfovibrio sp.:
TTACCGCATCCCTGTTTCCGGACATGACGGCCTGTTTCAGGCATTTGGAAATGATAATTCCATCGTGCATTTCCTTTTCTTTTCTGCTTAGCAGGAGTTTCAGTATATTTAATTTATTAAGGAGAAATGCATCCGTAATAAGTTCAAGTTTGTTGTATCCGATCTTGTCAAGGTTGTTGTATAATTCCAGAAAAAGGTCTTCCCTGCCGTTTCGCAGAAGATTGTCTGCAACAATATACGCCTGAGGAACGTCTCTCTGATCGCGCAGATTCTTTATCAATTTGTTCTTATTTATATGTTTAAAGTCAATATTGGCAATTGCTTTGGTGGCAACAGGCTGCTGGAATAATTTTTGATTGTTCCAGATATCAGCACTCATGACTTTTTTTAATCCCGCACTATTAAGATGTGATGGATCTGAAAAAAGCGCCTCGTGTCCTGTTATGTCCCTGCAATTGTAATAATTGTAAAAACCATTGCATGCTTTTGCTGTTCTTGAGAAAATTGTTTCAAGGACTTCCTGTTGATCGGGATTGAATGTGGTATACCACGGTAAAGTGAAGAATGTGATAGGAATTTTTTTGTCGTCGCAGAATGTGTATACTTTAGAAATATTTTGCAGATAAAATGGTGTCACCAAGTGACTTGAAAAGATTACATTGTTGTTTTTGAATTCGTCCGAAGACTTGTGCAAAACTCCGAACTCATCAATGGTATTCGGTGCTGAGCTTGAGTTGTCAGCGGATATGTTGGCTGCAACACAGTTCCAGCAATCCTTGATTTTGTCAGGATTGATATTCCTGATTTTGGATAATTGCTGGGTAAAGCTGTTTTTCAGTGCCGGGTCAGAATTCGTGTAGCTGAATCCGTTTATGTCGATAAGAAAATATATGTGGCTGACATTGCGCAACTGTTCTGCGTTCAATGAATTGAGAAATGCCAGCACATCTCCCGGGTTGTTGTATATGGATGTGCTGAAATTGAGAAGCGGCCAGCCGGTTATTTCCGAAGAGAGCAGCATAGTCCGACTGCTTCCGAATACAAGGGAGTATTTTCCGCTATAAAGTTTTGTGGCCACCTGTGATGCCGTCGTCTTACGGGCGGCAAGTTTGTTCCGGTTGAAACTGCCTTCAACAATTCTGAATTCCCCGTATGGATCAATTACTACATCAACAATAAGAATGAGTGCTGTGAGCAGGACTCCGAGGGCCAGAAGGGTGGTTATTGTCCATTTACGTGCGTTCATGGCTAGAAATCGAAGTAAAGAAAGGTTTGGTGGGTATACATCTGCAGGAATGCGGAGATGAACAACGAGATGGACAGCACGGATTCGAAAACAGAGAATTTCATTTGTGCGGCTGTTTCAATCGAATTTTTCCATTTTACGGTGAATGCCACCAGTGCGCAGCATGCGGCCAGAAGAATGTACGTTTCCTGCATTGTAAGAGCCGTCGAAAAGCCTATATTGACCATACCGATCATGCCTTTGAAAATTTTAACGGCATCAAAAGTCGTTTCCGCACGGAACAGGACCCAGCATGCGTTTACATATAGAAATGTGAGCAACCATCCTGCGTAGACCGGTAGTTTTCCACCGGTGTTGCGCCAGACTCTGTGGATCACCATCGCGGTACCGTGCAGCCCGCCCCAGAGTACGAAATTCCAGCCGGCCCCGTGCCAGAGTCCGATGAGCAGGAATGACGCCATCAGATTGCCCAGCGTGCGGTAACCTCCCTTGCGGCTGCCGCCGAGGGGAAAATATATATAGTCGCGGACAAAGCGTCCCAAGGTGATGTGCCAGCGTCTCCAGAATTCCTGAATATCGAGAGCCTGGTATGGAGAATTGAAGTTGTTTGGCAGCTTGATGTTGAAAAGGAGTCCAAGTCCAAGAGCCATATCCGTATAGCCACTGAAATCGAAATATAGCTGGCAGGTATAGGCAAGGCTTACAGCCCATGAGTCCCAGAAAGGCAGTGCCAGAGCCTTGTCAAATCCGTTTTCTACAAAAGGAGCGAGGGAGTCGGCGATGATGATTTTTTTGAACAGCCCCATACTGAAAAGATAAAAACCCTGACCGATGTTGGCATAGTTTATCCGTCCGGCATCTTTGGCGTTGAACTGGGGTGTAATCTCGTGCTGGTAGCTTATGGGGCCGGCCACCAGTTGCGGAAAAAAGGATACGAACAGAGTGTAATCCAGCAGGTTGCAACGGGCAGCCTTACCCCGGTATGTATCAACGAGAAAGGATATCTGCTGGAATGTATAGAAGCTGACGCCCAGAGGGATAATCACCTTTTCGGTGACGGATGGCAGGCCGGTCAGCCCGGCAATATTGTCAAAGAAAAAGTTTTTATACTTGAAGTAGCCCAGCACCGAGAGATTGCAGCCAACAGCAACGGCCAGAGTCCGTTTGCTGCTTTTTCTGTGCAGAGCCTCGGCCATGAGGAAGTTGAAAAGAATCGTTCCGCCGAGCAGGTACAGATATTCGGTTTTCCACCAGGCATAGAAAACGAACGAGGCTATGATGAGAAACAGTTTGCCTGCTGTATGAAGATTGAAACCCCGAAGCAGGAAGTAGAATCCGAAAACAAGTGGTAGGAAGAAGAGGATGAAGATGTGCGAATTGAAGAGCATTATCTGACCTCCTAGCCTTCCTCATCGAATTCAGGCACCACCTCGTGCAGAACTTTTCTGACCTCGCCAGCATGAAACCGGTCTGCTGCGGCGGACATGCGCTGCAGAATTTCCTGCAGCTGCTTGGAGTAAGCTTCAAAATCGTTTTCAAAGGCTTTCAGCACCATGATCTTATCGTGCTCTGTCCGGACAATTCCTTCGCCCTCTGTGATCAGTTCCTCATAGAGTTTT
This window harbors:
- a CDS encoding ankyrin repeat domain-containing protein, giving the protein MRNVSHIYFLIDINGFSYTNSDPALKNSFTQQLSKIRNINPDKIKDCWNCVAANISADNSSSAPNTIDEFGVLHKSSDEFKNNNVIFSSHLVTPFYLQNISKVYTFCDDKKIPITFFTLPWYTTFNPDQQEVLETIFSRTAKACNGFYNYYNCRDITGHEALFSDPSHLNSAGLKKVMSADIWNNQKLFQQPVATKAIANIDFKHINKNKLIKNLRDQRDVPQAYIVADNLLRNGREDLFLELYNNLDKIGYNKLELITDAFLLNKLNILKLLLSRKEKEMHDGIIISKCLKQAVMSGNRDAVKNALLLGADPNLQHEYGTTPLLLAADFSPDLEIIKMLLNGGADPFYINGDRTAMRHYDQSVFSIAVDARNRELTDFLTKEYKGSPLATHAELLANLYSNPLNSTAFQNCLKLQRTLYHNGLLQTARVFICIPANQLLFEHNNRKFIQLDGAKMKIPDDIASLVENTESKIVVFKILLKTFEDIYKKPFTNSNDDQKKFNQIARNFDKLMSLLIRHNAVRILK
- a CDS encoding MBOAT family protein translates to MLFNSHIFILFFLPLVFGFYFLLRGFNLHTAGKLFLIIASFVFYAWWKTEYLYLLGGTILFNFLMAEALHRKSSKRTLAVAVGCNLSVLGYFKYKNFFFDNIAGLTGLPSVTEKVIIPLGVSFYTFQQISFLVDTYRGKAARCNLLDYTLFVSFFPQLVAGPISYQHEITPQFNAKDAGRINYANIGQGFYLFSMGLFKKIIIADSLAPFVENGFDKALALPFWDSWAVSLAYTCQLYFDFSGYTDMALGLGLLFNIKLPNNFNSPYQALDIQEFWRRWHITLGRFVRDYIYFPLGGSRKGGYRTLGNLMASFLLIGLWHGAGWNFVLWGGLHGTAMVIHRVWRNTGGKLPVYAGWLLTFLYVNACWVLFRAETTFDAVKIFKGMIGMVNIGFSTALTMQETYILLAACCALVAFTVKWKNSIETAAQMKFSVFESVLSISLFISAFLQMYTHQTFLYFDF